In one window of Dokdonia sp. PRO95 DNA:
- a CDS encoding Ig-like domain-containing protein, with amino-acid sequence MKRKITFPSSLSGFLFILLFACFSVSAQEQTFATTITNQENVDDANLATNQDLTDFAEVRANSGTLFFGAYDGVLELSYGELLPANTTSYIKIETEDDLLPSLLGGSLGNLLADVLGIVLIGNQEFTVKALNGNTTVLSAVSSDPNTFSGARTQIVTDAQGDYYIALTPDQPYSSIEITNSIGSLIGLNQERSLKVYGAFYGADAPICNTPSFTSFDGTGLNLDLINLGGAGVTNIENAIDGDLATFSELSLGVLSVAATVEQVIYFQNASQPTEDFKIRLAVDPSLLALGVANNIQFEAYNGSNLIASRDLGSLLNLELINLLQSNTPVDIGLDVSAPVDRIVVSYSSLLNTSLSQRLDLYDVAVTPAIPEIAAASQNITLCENSTAELIATTDTTNSQKEWYDEEQGGNLLATVDSGEAFTTSSLTESTTFYAAATANGCTVASVRTPVLVTINPTPKSSDILVAGFDTAICLLEVLEIVPSSTISNDFKYYFDPNKNVEITNGLTADGIVYVINDSKLEITGLNDANNPDNIFISTTEPATGCENSPGDLRQVSIILANTPNISINLTENITADDTINSIEQNNDITITGTVSGDAQENDEVMITVNNTEYTTLLDAGLNFARDIPGAELVLDADSTIDASITVVGTLCTATAIDSEAYTVDIDNPTIPTVDAQTTNDTTPIITGTADSDDELTVIVNGVTYLETGADLTDNGDDTWSLQIPDGSELSDGTYDVDASVEDTVGNTASDTTTDELIIDATAPTTPTVNAQTTNDSTPLITGTADSDDELTLIVNGVTYLETGADLTDNGDDTWSLQIPDGSELPDGTYDVDASVEDSVGNTASDTTTDELIIDATAPTTPTVTAQTTNDTTPLITGTADSDDELTVIVNGVTYLETGADLTDNGDDTWSLQIPDGSELPDGTYDVDASVEDTVGNTASDSTTDELIIDATAPTTPTVNQQTTNDTTPLITGTADSDDELTVIVNGITYPETGADLTDNGDDTWSLQIPDGSELPDGTYDVDASVEDTVGNTASDTTTDELVIDATAPTTPTVTAQITNDTTPLITGTADSDDELTVIVNGVTYTEGDGNLIDNGDNTWSLQIPDGSELPDGTYDIGASVEDTVGNTASDTTTDELIIDATSPTTPTVTAQITNDTTPMITGTADSDDELTVIVNGATYLETGVDLTDNGDDTWSLQIPDGSELPDGTYDVDASVEDTVGNTASDTTTDELIIDAAAPTTPTVNAQTTNDSTPLITGTADSDDELTVIVNGVTYLETGADLTDNGDDTWSLQIPDGSELPDGTYDVDASVEDTVGNTASDNTIDELTIDSVSPTIPTVTAQTTNDTTPLITGTADSDDELTVIVNGVTYTEGDTNLTDNGDDTWSLQIPDESELPDGTYDVNASVEDTVGNTASDNTTDELVIDATPPTTPTVTSQTTNDTTPLIIGTADSDDELTVIVNGVTYLTTGMDLTDNGDDTWSLQIPNGSELPDGTYDIDASVEDTVGNTASDTTTDELVIDATAPTTPTVNPQTTDDTTPLITGTADSDDELTVIVNGVTYLETGADLTDNGDDTWSLQIPNGSELPDGTYDIDVSLEDTVGNTASDTTTDELVIDSTAPTTPTVDAQTTNDTTPLITGTADSDDELTVIVNEITYTEGDGNLIDNGDDTWSLQIPDGSELPDGTYDVNTSVEDTVGNTASDNTTDELVIDATAPTTPTVTAQTTNDTTPLITGTADSDDELTIIVNGVTYFEGDGNLIDNGDDTWSLQIPDGSELPDGTYDVDVTVEDTVGNTASDTTTDELVIDATAPTTPTVDAQTTNDTTPLIAGTADSDDELMVIVNEVTYTEGDTNLIDNGDDTWSLQIPDGNELPDGTYDVEVSVEDTVGNTASDTTTDELTIDSASPTTPTVIAQTTNDTTPLITGSADSDDELTVIVNGATYTEGDGNLIDNNDDTWSLQIPNGSGLPDGTYDVDASVEDAVGNTASDSTTDELTIDATAPTNPTVIAQTTNDTTPLITGTADSDDELTVIVNGITYTEGDTNLTDNGDDTWSLQIPDGSELPDGTYDVGASVEDTVGNTAADTTTDELVIDVTAPTTPTVTGQTTNDST; translated from the coding sequence ATGAAGAGAAAAATTACTTTTCCATCATCCCTGAGCGGCTTTCTATTTATTTTATTATTTGCCTGCTTTTCTGTCAGTGCGCAAGAACAAACTTTTGCGACAACTATAACCAATCAAGAAAATGTTGATGATGCCAATCTGGCTACCAATCAAGATTTAACAGATTTCGCCGAGGTTAGAGCAAATTCTGGAACACTTTTTTTTGGTGCATATGATGGTGTTCTTGAGTTATCATATGGAGAACTACTGCCTGCAAATACAACATCATACATTAAAATAGAAACAGAAGATGATTTGTTACCATCCTTATTAGGCGGTAGTCTCGGTAATTTACTTGCAGATGTATTGGGGATTGTACTAATAGGTAATCAAGAATTTACTGTAAAGGCATTAAATGGTAATACTACCGTGCTAAGTGCAGTATCATCAGACCCTAATACATTTAGCGGTGCTAGAACACAAATAGTGACCGATGCACAGGGAGATTATTATATAGCACTCACACCAGACCAACCATATAGCAGTATAGAAATTACAAATAGTATAGGTTCCTTAATTGGATTAAATCAAGAACGTTCTTTAAAAGTTTATGGAGCTTTCTATGGGGCAGATGCACCTATTTGTAACACTCCTTCATTTACCTCATTTGACGGGACTGGGCTTAATCTAGATTTAATAAATCTAGGAGGCGCTGGGGTTACAAATATTGAAAATGCAATTGATGGAGATCTCGCTACATTCTCAGAGTTAAGCTTAGGTGTATTATCTGTAGCGGCGACTGTAGAGCAGGTAATTTATTTTCAGAATGCTTCACAACCTACAGAAGATTTCAAAATTAGACTTGCTGTCGATCCTAGTTTATTAGCGCTTGGAGTGGCAAATAATATCCAATTTGAAGCATATAACGGTTCAAATCTAATTGCATCGAGAGACTTAGGGTCCTTATTAAATCTGGAATTGATAAATTTATTACAAAGTAATACTCCTGTAGACATTGGCCTTGATGTATCTGCGCCTGTAGATAGAATTGTCGTTAGTTATTCCTCACTCTTGAACACTTCATTAAGTCAGCGACTTGATTTATACGATGTAGCCGTTACTCCTGCCATTCCTGAAATTGCTGCAGCTTCTCAAAATATCACTTTATGTGAAAATAGCACCGCAGAACTTATTGCTACTACTGATACTACAAACTCACAAAAAGAGTGGTATGATGAAGAGCAAGGTGGAAATTTACTAGCTACGGTAGATAGTGGTGAGGCATTTACCACTTCATCATTGACAGAAAGCACCACTTTCTATGCCGCTGCTACGGCAAATGGATGTACTGTAGCGTCTGTACGAACTCCAGTTTTAGTAACAATTAACCCTACTCCAAAATCTTCAGATATCTTAGTAGCAGGTTTTGATACTGCCATATGTTTACTTGAAGTACTAGAGATTGTACCGTCAAGTACGATCTCAAATGACTTCAAATATTACTTTGATCCTAATAAAAATGTAGAGATTACTAATGGGCTTACTGCAGATGGAATCGTTTACGTAATCAATGATAGCAAGCTTGAAATAACTGGATTAAATGATGCTAACAATCCTGATAATATATTTATTTCTACAACAGAACCAGCTACTGGCTGTGAGAATAGTCCTGGCGATTTAAGACAAGTCTCTATTATTCTTGCAAACACTCCTAATATCTCTATAAATCTTACAGAGAATATTACAGCCGATGATACTATAAATAGTATTGAGCAAAATAATGACATCACCATTACTGGTACAGTTTCGGGAGATGCTCAAGAAAATGATGAAGTAATGATCACTGTAAATAATACAGAGTACACTACATTATTGGATGCAGGTTTAAACTTTGCTAGAGACATTCCAGGTGCTGAATTAGTACTTGACGCAGATTCAACCATTGACGCTTCGATAACGGTTGTCGGTACATTATGTACTGCCACAGCTATTGATAGTGAGGCTTACACGGTAGATATTGACAATCCCACCATTCCTACTGTAGATGCTCAAACCACCAACGACACCACTCCGATAATTACGGGTACAGCAGATTCTGATGATGAGCTGACTGTAATTGTAAATGGTGTGACTTATTTGGAAACTGGAGCGGATCTTACAGATAATGGAGACGACACATGGTCTCTGCAAATTCCTGATGGAAGTGAATTATCAGATGGAACTTATGATGTAGATGCTTCGGTAGAAGATACAGTTGGAAATACAGCTTCTGATACTACTACAGATGAATTAATAATTGACGCTACTGCGCCAACTACTCCAACGGTTAATGCACAAACTACGAATGACAGCACTCCGCTAATTACAGGTACTGCAGATTCTGATGATGAGCTGACGCTAATTGTAAATGGAGTTACTTACCTGGAAACTGGAGCAGATCTTACAGATAACGGTGATGATACGTGGAGCTTACAAATACCTGATGGTAGCGAACTACCAGATGGAACCTATGATGTAGATGCCTCGGTGGAAGATTCTGTTGGAAACACTGCTTCTGATACTACTACAGATGAATTAATAATTGACGCGACTGCGCCTACTACGCCAACGGTTACTGCTCAAACCACCAACGACACCACTCCGCTGATTACAGGAACAGCAGATTCTGATGATGAGCTGACTGTAATTGTAAATGGTGTTACCTATTTGGAAACAGGAGCGGATCTCACAGATAACGGAGATGATACATGGAGCTTACAAATACCTGATGGTAGTGAACTACCAGATGGAACTTATGATGTAGATGCTTCTGTGGAAGATACTGTTGGAAACACTGCTTCTGATTCCACAACCGATGAACTAATAATTGACGCTACTGCTCCAACTACTCCAACAGTAAATCAGCAAACCACAAACGACACCACTCCGCTAATCACTGGTACAGCAGATTCTGATGATGAGCTGACTGTAATAGTAAATGGTATTACTTATCCTGAAACTGGAGCAGATCTCACTGATAACGGAGATGATACTTGGAGCTTACAAATTCCTGATGGTAGCGAACTACCAGATGGCACTTATGATGTAGATGCTTCTGTGGAAGATACGGTTGGAAATACTGCTTCTGATACTACTACTGATGAATTAGTAATTGATGCTACTGCACCAACTACGCCAACAGTTACTGCACAAATTACGAATGACACCACTCCGCTGATTACAGGAACAGCAGATTCGGATGATGAATTGACCGTAATTGTAAATGGTGTTACATACACCGAAGGTGATGGAAACCTCATCGATAACGGTGATAATACTTGGTCTCTGCAAATTCCTGATGGTAGCGAACTACCAGATGGAACCTATGATATAGGTGCTTCTGTGGAAGATACGGTTGGAAATACTGCTTCTGATACTACTACTGATGAACTAATCATTGACGCTACTTCTCCAACTACGCCAACAGTTACTGCACAAATTACGAATGACACCACTCCGATGATTACAGGTACTGCAGATTCTGATGATGAGCTAACAGTAATTGTAAATGGTGCTACTTATCTGGAAACAGGAGTGGATCTTACAGATAACGGTGATGATACTTGGAGCTTACAAATTCCTGATGGTAGCGAACTACCAGATGGAACCTATGATGTGGATGCTTCGGTGGAAGATACGGTTGGGAATACTGCTTCTGATACTACAACAGACGAGTTGATAATTGACGCAGCTGCACCTACGACTCCAACGGTTAATGCACAAACTACGAATGACAGCACTCCGCTGATTACAGGTACTGCTGATTCTGATGATGAGCTAACAGTAATTGTAAATGGAGTAACTTATTTGGAAACTGGAGCTGATCTTACAGATAACGGTGATGATACGTGGAGCTTACAAATACCGGATGGAAGTGAACTACCAGATGGCACTTATGATGTAGATGCTTCTGTAGAAGATACTGTTGGAAACACTGCTTCTGACAATACAATTGATGAATTAACCATTGACTCTGTTTCCCCAACGATTCCAACGGTAACAGCACAAACTACAAACGACACCACACCGCTGATTACAGGAACAGCAGATTCTGATGATGAGCTGACGGTAATTGTAAACGGAGTAACCTACACCGAAGGTGACACAAACCTCACAGATAACGGAGATGATACTTGGTCTTTACAAATACCTGATGAAAGCGAACTGCCAGATGGAACTTATGATGTAAACGCCTCGGTGGAAGATACGGTTGGGAACACTGCTTCTGACAATACAACAGATGAATTAGTAATTGACGCTACTCCGCCTACTACGCCAACGGTTACTTCACAAACGACAAACGACACCACTCCGCTAATTATTGGTACAGCAGATTCTGATGATGAGCTAACAGTAATTGTAAATGGAGTTACTTATCTGACAACTGGAATGGATCTCACAGATAACGGGGATGATACGTGGAGCTTACAAATACCTAATGGTAGCGAATTACCTGACGGAACCTATGACATTGATGCTTCTGTGGAAGATACGGTTGGAAATACTGCCTCAGATACTACTACAGATGAATTAGTAATTGACGCTACTGCTCCAACTACTCCAACAGTAAATCCGCAAACCACAGACGACACCACTCCGCTGATTACAGGTACTGCTGATTCTGATGATGAGCTGACGGTAATTGTAAATGGTGTTACTTATCTTGAAACTGGAGCGGATCTCACTGATAATGGTGATGATACTTGGTCTCTACAAATACCTAATGGTAGCGAATTACCTGACGGAACCTATGACATTGATGTTTCTTTGGAAGATACGGTTGGGAATACTGCTTCTGATACTACAACAGATGAATTAGTCATTGATTCGACTGCGCCAACGACACCAACGGTAGATGCACAAACCACCAACGACACCACTCCGCTGATTACAGGAACAGCAGATTCTGATGATGAGCTGACGGTAATTGTAAATGAAATCACCTACACCGAAGGTGATGGAAACCTCATCGATAACGGAGATGATACTTGGAGCTTACAAATTCCGGATGGAAGCGAACTACCAGATGGAACCTATGATGTAAACACTTCGGTAGAAGATACGGTTGGAAATACTGCTTCTGATAACACGACCGATGAATTAGTAATTGATGCGACTGCGCCAACGACTCCAACGGTTACTGCGCAAACCACCAACGACACCACACCGCTGATTACAGGAACAGCAGATTCGGATGATGAGTTGACCATAATTGTAAATGGTGTTACATACTTCGAAGGTGATGGAAACCTCATCGATAATGGTGATGATACTTGGTCTCTACAAATACCTGATGGAAGTGAACTGCCAGATGGAACTTATGATGTTGATGTTACTGTGGAAGATACGGTTGGAAATACTGCTTCTGATACAACCACAGATGAATTAGTCATTGACGCAACTGCGCCAACAACTCCAACGGTAGATGCACAAACCACCAACGATACCACTCCGCTGATTGCAGGTACAGCAGATTCTGATGATGAGCTGATGGTAATTGTAAATGAAGTTACCTACACCGAAGGTGATACAAACCTCATAGATAATGGAGATGATACGTGGAGCTTACAAATACCTGATGGAAACGAATTACCAGATGGAACTTACGATGTTGAGGTTTCTGTGGAAGATACGGTTGGAAATACTGCCTCTGATACTACAACAGATGAATTAACCATTGACTCTGCTTCCCCAACGACTCCAACGGTTATAGCACAAACTACAAACGACACTACACCGCTGATTACTGGTTCAGCAGACTCTGATGATGAGCTAACAGTAATTGTAAATGGTGCAACCTACACTGAAGGTGATGGAAACCTAATCGATAATAATGATGATACGTGGTCTCTACAAATACCGAATGGAAGCGGACTACCAGATGGAACTTACGATGTAGACGCTTCGGTGGAAGATGCGGTTGGAAATACTGCTTCGGATTCAACAACTGATGAATTAACCATTGACGCAACTGCGCCAACTAACCCAACGGTTATAGCACAAACTACAAATGACACTACGCCGCTGATTACAGGAACGGCAGATTCCGATGATGAGCTGACGGTAATTGTAAACGGAATAACCTACACCGAAGGTGATACAAACCTCACTGATAACGGTGATGATACTTGGTCACTACAAATACCTGATGGAAGCGAACTACCAGATGGAACTTATGATGTAGGCGCTTCGGTGGAAGATACGGTTGGAAATACTGCTGCTGATACTACTACAGATGAATTAGTCATTGACGTAACTGCGCCTACCACTCCAACGGTTACTGGGCAAACCACAAACGACTCTACA
- a CDS encoding HipA family kinase: MDMLQLRTVNVVQYLQPLREGGSLPALVKADDDYLYVLKFRGAGQGKKALIAELLGGEIARAIGLHVPELVFMNLDDSFSKTEPDEEIQDLLKFSVGLNFGLHFLSEAITYDPLVSTVDALTASKIVLLDCIISNIDRTAKNTNLLQWHNEIWVIDNGASFYFHHDWKNWKNHLERTFPLVKDHVLLEKATRLPEAATAIKELLTQEKLEDIIAHIPEDWLISEFDTMIPNDMRAAYLEFINSRLSKIDILVKEGDDAR; encoded by the coding sequence ATGGATATGCTACAATTAAGAACTGTAAATGTTGTGCAATACTTGCAACCTTTACGAGAAGGAGGATCACTTCCAGCTTTAGTCAAGGCAGACGATGATTATTTATATGTGCTCAAGTTTAGAGGAGCTGGGCAAGGAAAGAAAGCACTTATAGCCGAACTTCTAGGAGGCGAAATAGCCAGAGCGATAGGACTTCATGTTCCTGAGCTTGTTTTTATGAATCTAGATGATTCTTTTAGTAAAACAGAGCCAGATGAAGAGATTCAGGATTTATTGAAGTTTAGCGTAGGGTTAAACTTTGGGCTTCATTTCTTATCAGAGGCGATTACTTATGATCCCCTGGTGAGTACTGTGGATGCGCTTACAGCATCAAAAATAGTATTACTAGACTGTATTATCAGTAATATAGATAGAACCGCAAAAAATACAAATCTCCTGCAGTGGCATAATGAGATATGGGTGATAGATAATGGTGCGAGTTTTTATTTTCACCATGACTGGAAAAACTGGAAAAATCACCTAGAGCGTACTTTTCCGCTTGTAAAAGATCATGTATTGCTAGAGAAAGCAACACGCTTACCAGAAGCGGCAACTGCAATCAAAGAGCTATTAACGCAAGAAAAGCTAGAAGATATTATAGCACATATTCCAGAAGACTGGTTAATATCTGAGTTTGATACGATGATTCCAAATGATATGAGAGCTGCCTATCTTGAGTTTATAAATTCTAGATTATCAAAAATTGATATCTTAGTAAAAGAAGGAGATGATGCAAGATAA
- a CDS encoding DUF3037 domain-containing protein: MQDKYTFEYATIRIVPKVEREEFFNVGVIVFSKKKKYLGIKFHICPDKWKAFCTDVEIDKYQAYLKAWEQVCKGAPSGGRIGAMELSDRFRWLTACRSTIIQSSKTHPGLCEDPASMLEEIFAKNVL, translated from the coding sequence ATGCAAGATAAATATACCTTTGAGTACGCCACCATTAGAATTGTGCCTAAAGTAGAACGAGAAGAGTTCTTCAATGTAGGTGTTATTGTCTTTTCAAAAAAGAAAAAATATCTAGGAATAAAGTTTCATATATGTCCAGATAAGTGGAAAGCCTTCTGTACAGATGTAGAGATTGACAAGTATCAAGCATATCTAAAAGCTTGGGAACAGGTGTGTAAAGGAGCACCTTCCGGAGGTCGCATAGGCGCTATGGAACTATCAGACAGATTTAGATGGCTTACTGCTTGTAGAAGCACTATTATACAAAGCTCCAAAACGCATCCGGGTTTATGTGAAGATCCAGCGAGTATGCTAGAAGAGATCTTTGCTAAAAACGTGTTGTAA
- a CDS encoding NAD(P)H-dependent oxidoreductase: protein MKKILVLFSHPKFEKSRANTSLVSHIQDMESVTFHDLYEQYPDFHIDVDAEKELLAAHDIIIWHHPLYWYSCPPLMKQWIDMVLEFGWAYGPNGNALKGKTCLNVITTGGSKEVYCAQGSNSFTINEFLRPFEQTAILCGMQYYPPFAVMGTHQLNDNQLDTHSRTYKSLLELLQKEAVVLGVDNCVFLNDLPELKTH from the coding sequence ATGAAGAAAATACTTGTATTATTCTCGCATCCTAAATTTGAAAAATCTAGGGCAAATACGTCACTAGTATCACACATTCAAGATATGGAGAGTGTTACTTTTCATGATCTTTATGAGCAATATCCAGATTTTCATATTGACGTAGATGCCGAAAAGGAGTTGCTTGCTGCACATGATATCATCATATGGCACCATCCGTTATACTGGTATAGCTGTCCACCTTTAATGAAGCAGTGGATTGATATGGTGCTAGAATTTGGGTGGGCATATGGACCAAATGGTAATGCCCTTAAGGGAAAAACTTGCTTAAATGTGATTACCACAGGTGGATCAAAAGAGGTGTATTGTGCTCAAGGAAGCAATAGCTTTACCATCAATGAATTTTTAAGACCCTTTGAACAGACAGCAATCTTATGCGGGATGCAGTATTATCCACCATTTGCAGTCATGGGTACGCACCAATTGAACGACAATCAATTAGACACTCACTCAAGAACTTACAAATCATTATTAGAGTTACTGCAGAAGGAAGCTGTTGTACTAGGCGTAGATAACTGCGTATTTTTAAATGATTTACCAGAATTAAAAACTCACTAA
- a CDS encoding monovalent cation:proton antiporter-2 (CPA2) family protein — translation MTGSILFEAIVFLAGAIICVSIAKRLGLSSVIGYLLAGVLIGPYVLGFIGQEGEDILHFAEFGVVVMLFLIGLEIEPKNFWNMRKTILGMGGLQVGGTMLLTYFLFTFLGYDWKVSLVIAMAVALSSTAIALQTIKEKGMMDTTYGASSFSILLFQDIIVIFMLGALPLLSTATTVAGGEGHGASENLLDGLPIAFQTLAIILSVVIIIVAGKYLIVPMLRKVAKTGVRELLIAAALLIVFSISFLMEYVGLSPALGAFLGGVVLSNSEFKHELESTLEPFKNLLLGLFFMAVGASINFIVIAKNPLTIGGILIAIVIVKAIVLFITGYIFKLKLDQKLLLTFSLSQIGEFAFVLLSFAFSLQLLEQDQMDMMLVITALTMSLTPITGMINERFILPRIGTKESIKRPMDHIAKSQNVILVGFGHFGSTIGRFLRSHGVEATILDQDSNRVDFLRKMGFEVYYGDATRIDLLESAGIAQAKILICAIDNPTVTTQVTKLVKEKYPHVELMIRAKNRNDAYDLLNLGIENIYRESLDTSLSMASDVLHKLGFRKYTLNRQVQNFIKYDEAILRRLAKEPKRGTDSYIFVARQELEKQERYLNEDFNRGIVAYDNHWDSEHIRKTLEEQQHDEDEDPQI, via the coding sequence ATGACAGGAAGTATTCTTTTTGAAGCGATAGTATTTCTTGCGGGAGCAATAATTTGTGTGTCTATCGCAAAGCGACTAGGGCTGAGTTCTGTAATAGGTTATTTACTAGCGGGTGTGCTCATAGGTCCTTATGTCTTAGGTTTTATAGGTCAAGAAGGAGAAGATATATTACACTTTGCAGAGTTTGGCGTAGTTGTAATGCTCTTCCTGATAGGCTTAGAAATTGAGCCTAAGAATTTCTGGAACATGCGCAAGACCATCTTGGGCATGGGCGGACTGCAAGTAGGAGGGACTATGCTCTTAACATATTTCTTATTTACCTTCTTAGGTTACGACTGGAAGGTGTCTCTTGTAATTGCGATGGCAGTAGCACTATCATCTACCGCGATAGCCTTACAAACTATCAAGGAGAAAGGAATGATGGATACGACCTACGGAGCCTCTTCTTTTTCTATTTTACTTTTTCAAGATATTATAGTGATTTTCATGCTGGGAGCATTGCCATTACTTTCTACTGCGACCACTGTTGCAGGTGGTGAAGGTCATGGAGCATCTGAGAATTTACTGGATGGTTTGCCTATCGCTTTTCAAACCCTAGCAATTATACTATCTGTTGTAATTATTATCGTTGCTGGTAAGTATTTAATTGTACCTATGCTGCGTAAAGTGGCAAAAACTGGAGTGCGCGAGCTTCTCATCGCAGCTGCACTATTGATTGTATTCTCTATATCCTTTTTAATGGAATACGTAGGTCTCAGTCCAGCGCTGGGTGCATTTTTAGGCGGAGTGGTATTATCAAACAGCGAATTCAAACATGAGCTGGAGAGTACGCTAGAACCTTTTAAGAATCTACTGCTAGGTTTGTTTTTCATGGCAGTGGGAGCCTCTATCAATTTTATTGTGATTGCTAAAAATCCGCTAACTATTGGTGGGATATTAATTGCTATTGTAATCGTAAAGGCGATTGTATTATTTATTACTGGTTATATTTTTAAGCTAAAATTAGATCAGAAATTGCTACTAACTTTTAGCCTATCACAGATAGGAGAGTTTGCCTTTGTCTTGCTTTCTTTCGCGTTCAGTTTGCAATTATTAGAGCAAGATCAAATGGATATGATGCTCGTGATTACGGCACTTACCATGTCACTTACACCTATCACAGGGATGATCAATGAGCGATTTATATTGCCAAGAATAGGAACCAAAGAATCTATAAAACGACCTATGGATCACATCGCAAAGTCGCAAAATGTGATACTTGTTGGTTTTGGACATTTTGGGAGTACGATAGGGCGCTTTTTAAGATCTCATGGAGTAGAGGCGACTATATTAGATCAAGACTCAAATCGTGTAGATTTTCTTCGTAAGATGGGTTTTGAGGTGTATTATGGAGATGCCACGCGCATAGACTTACTAGAATCTGCAGGAATCGCTCAGGCAAAAATTCTAATTTGCGCCATAGATAACCCTACAGTAACCACACAAGTGACAAAGCTTGTCAAAGAAAAATACCCACACGTAGAACTCATGATACGTGCAAAAAATAGAAATGACGCCTATGACTTACTCAACTTAGGCATAGAAAATATTTACAGGGAGTCCCTAGATACCTCGCTCAGTATGGCCAGCGATGTATTGCATAAACTCGGTTTCAGAAAATATACCCTTAATAGGCAAGTGCAAAACTTCATAAAATATGATGAAGCTATTTTAAGACGTCTTGCCAAAGAACCTAAGAGAGGCACAGACAGTTATATTTTTGTCGCCCGTCAAGAATTAGAAAAGCAAGAACGCTACCTCAATGAAGATTTTAATCGAGGCATTGTTGCATATGATAATCACTGGGACAGTGAGCACATAAGAAAAACACTTGAGGAGCAGCAGCATGACGAAGATGAGGATCCTCAGATTTAA